In Quercus robur chromosome 11, dhQueRobu3.1, whole genome shotgun sequence, the following proteins share a genomic window:
- the LOC126705497 gene encoding wall-associated receptor kinase-like 1 isoform X4 — MGTRKRDMGMTVGMVVLLWSMNVFTKAVGLGNSSCSGAAAVCGNVTIPYPFGIEPGCYIDDWFAIGCNNTLGSPKPFLRRLDLEVLDISLEGTLRVNYPMSWWCPRNETKNATESAANVSLASSPFFFSKSRNIFIAMGCGNLALLRSSDGSIGGCMSVCYEDAIHSNASSCNGLDCCKTTIPSDLDVFTADVSGKYGNFTSAKDCNYGSLVDQKWFEENLTNHIEVKKMSQVPVVLNWEINESLSSLVMETNSSDSTCQLANGSSLLGNMSTTFTCTCDHGFEGNPYLVDGCQGISTGIGLLFLFIGGWWSYKVVKKRKNIKRKEKFFKRNGGLLLQQQLSSSEVTVEKTTKLFNSKDLEKATDNFNVNRILGQGGQGTVYKGMLIDGKIVAVKKSKVIDEGKLEEFVHEVVILSQINHRNVVKLLGCCLETEVPLLVYEFIPNGTLSQYLYEQNEEFPATWNMRLRIATEVAGALFYLHSAASTPIYHRDIKTTNILLDDKYRAKVADFGTSRSIAVDQTHLTTVVQGTFGYLDPEYFQSSQFTEKSDVYSFGVVLVELLTGEKAISSTRTKECRSLATYFIHSMEENILFDIIDARVMKDAKQEEIIAVANLAKMCLNMKGKKRPTMKEVAMQLEAVQTLQKTPNVQQNHEEFEYAKTEMYEQWDAVSTSTMSGLDGGVGSSSNSRPLLSF, encoded by the exons atgggtacGAGGAAGAGAGATATGGGTATGACGGTGGGAATGGTGGTTTTATTGTGGTCAATGAATGTATTTACAAAAGCGGTGGGTTTGGGAAACAGTTCATGTAGTGGAGCAGCAGCAGTTTGTGGGAACGTTACAATTCCATACCCTTTTGGAATTGAACCTGGTTGCTACATTGACGATTGGTTTGCGATAGGTTGCAACAACACTCTTGGCTCTCCCAAGCCTTTCTTGAGAAGATTAGATCTGGAGGTGCTGGACATTTCATTAGAAGGCACACTTCGCGTCAACTATCCTATGTCATGGTGGTGTCCTAGGAATGAGACTAAGAATGCGACTGAGAGCGCAGCAAATGTGAGCTTAGCATCaagtcccttttttttctcaaaatcgagaaACATATTCATTGCCATGGGTTGTGGCAACTTGGCTCTTCTTCGATCCAGTGATGGCTCAATTGGTGGCTGCATGTCCGTTTGTTATGAAGACGCCATACACTCAAACGCCAGCAGCTGCAATGGCCTCGACTGTTGCAAAACAACAATCCCTTCAGATCTCGATGTGTTTACCGCAGATGTATCGGGAAAGTATGGAAATTTTACAAGTGCCAAAGATTGCAATTATGGCTCCTTAGTAGATCAGAAGTGGTTCGAGGAAAATTTAACAAACCACATTGAAGTCAAAAAAATGTCTCAAGTTCCTGTGGTATTAAATTGGGAAATAAATGAATCCTTATCTTCTCTTGTAATGGAAACTAATTCATCTGACTCAACCTGTCAGCTTGCAAATGGTTCTTCGTTATTGGGTAATATGAGTACGACTTTTACATGTACTTGCGACCACGGCTTTGAAGGAAATCCCTACCTTGTTGATGGATGTCAAG GTATTAGCACAGGCATTGGGCTATTATTTCTGTTTATTGGTGGATGGTGGTCATacaaagtggtaaaaaaaaggaagaatattAAGCGCAAGGAGAAGTTCTTCAAACGAAATGGTGGTTTATTATTACAACAACAATTGTCTTCAAGTGAAGTGACTGTTGAGAAAACCACCAAATTGTTTAATTCAAAGGATTTGGAAAAGGCCACTGACAATTTCAATGTGAATAGAATTCTTGGTCAAGGAGGACAAGGCACTGTTTATAAAGGTATGTTAATAGATGGGAAAATTGTTGCAGTAAAAAAGTCCAAGGTAATTGATGAAGGAAAACTTGAAGAATTTGTTCATGAAGTTGTCATCCTTTCACAAATTAACCATAGGAATGTGGTTAAACTACTTGGTTGTTGTTTGGAGACAGAAGTTCCTCTACTAGTTTATGAATTCATTCCTAATGGAACTCTATCCCAATATCTCTATGAACAAAATGAGGAATTTCCAGCAACATGGAATATGCGCTTACGAATTGCTACAGAAGTTGCAGGAGCTCTTTTCTACTTACACTCAGCAGCTTCTACACCCATTTACCACCGAGACATTAAGACTACAAACATTCTCTTAGATGATAAGTATAGAGCAAAAGTAGCAGATTTCGGGACTTCAAGATCCATTGCTGTTGATCAAACTCACCTAACCACTGTAGTACAAGGCACTTTTGGATATTTGGACCCTGAGTATTTCCAATCAAGTCAATTTACAGAAAAGagtgatgtttatagttttggtgTTGTTCTTGTTGAGCTCTTAACTGGAGAAAAAGCGATTTCTTCTACAAGGACAAAAGAATGCAGAAGTTTAGCCACATATTTCATTCATTCAATGGAGGAAAACATTTTGTTTGATATTATCGATGCTCGAGTTATGAAGGACGCTAAACAAGAAGAAATCATAGCAGTTGCAAACCTTGCAAAAATGTGCTTGAATATGAAAGGGAAGAAACGACCTACAATGAAAGAAGTTGCAATGCAATTGGAGGCAGTCCAAACATTGCAAAAAACTCCTAATGTTCAGCAAAACCATGAAGAGTTTGAATATGCCAAAACTGAAATGTACGAGCAATGGGATGCCGTTTCTACATCAACAATGTCAGGTTTGGACGGTGGTGTAGGCTCATCTTCAAACTCCCGCCCATTGTTATCTTTTTAA
- the LOC126705497 gene encoding wall-associated receptor kinase-like 22 isoform X5, giving the protein MSWWCPRNETKNATESAANVSLASSPFFFSKSRNIFIAMGCGNLALLRSSDGSIGGCMSVCYEDAIHSNASSCNGLDCCKTTIPSDLDVFTADVSGKYGNFTSAKDCNYGSLVDQKWFEENLTNHIEVKKMSQVPVVLNWEINESLSSLVMETNSSDSTCQLANGSSLLGNMSTTFTCTCDHGFEGNPYLVDGCQDIDECTNLELCNFYDLRYHCVNVPGRYYCDPVLDHKSRNKIIIIGISTGIGLLFLFIGGWWSYKVVKKRKNIKRKEKFFKRNGGLLLQQQLSSSEVTVEKTTKLFNSKDLEKATDNFNVNRILGQGGQGTVYKGMLIDGKIVAVKKSKVIDEGKLEEFVHEVVILSQINHRNVVKLLGCCLETEVPLLVYEFIPNGTLSQYLYEQNEEFPATWNMRLRIATEVAGALFYLHSAASTPIYHRDIKTTNILLDDKYRAKVADFGTSRSIAVDQTHLTTVVQGTFGYLDPEYFQSSQFTEKSDVYSFGVVLVELLTGEKAISSTRTKECRSLATYFIHSMEENILFDIIDARVMKDAKQEEIIAVANLAKMCLNMKGKKRPTMKEVAMQLEAVQTLQKTPNVQQNHEEFEYAKTEMYEQWDAVSTSTMSGLDGGVGSSSNSRPLLSF; this is encoded by the exons ATGTCATGGTGGTGTCCTAGGAATGAGACTAAGAATGCGACTGAGAGCGCAGCAAATGTGAGCTTAGCATCaagtcccttttttttctcaaaatcgagaaACATATTCATTGCCATGGGTTGTGGCAACTTGGCTCTTCTTCGATCCAGTGATGGCTCAATTGGTGGCTGCATGTCCGTTTGTTATGAAGACGCCATACACTCAAACGCCAGCAGCTGCAATGGCCTCGACTGTTGCAAAACAACAATCCCTTCAGATCTCGATGTGTTTACCGCAGATGTATCGGGAAAGTATGGAAATTTTACAAGTGCCAAAGATTGCAATTATGGCTCCTTAGTAGATCAGAAGTGGTTCGAGGAAAATTTAACAAACCACATTGAAGTCAAAAAAATGTCTCAAGTTCCTGTGGTATTAAATTGGGAAATAAATGAATCCTTATCTTCTCTTGTAATGGAAACTAATTCATCTGACTCAACCTGTCAGCTTGCAAATGGTTCTTCGTTATTGGGTAATATGAGTACGACTTTTACATGTACTTGCGACCACGGCTTTGAAGGAAATCCCTACCTTGTTGATGGATGTCAAG ATATTGACGAATGCACAAATCTCgaattatgtaatttttacGATCTTCGATATCACTGTGTAAATGTTCCTGGGCGATACTATTGTGATCCAGTTTTAGATCACAAGTCTCGCAACAAAATTATCATAATAG GTATTAGCACAGGCATTGGGCTATTATTTCTGTTTATTGGTGGATGGTGGTCATacaaagtggtaaaaaaaaggaagaatattAAGCGCAAGGAGAAGTTCTTCAAACGAAATGGTGGTTTATTATTACAACAACAATTGTCTTCAAGTGAAGTGACTGTTGAGAAAACCACCAAATTGTTTAATTCAAAGGATTTGGAAAAGGCCACTGACAATTTCAATGTGAATAGAATTCTTGGTCAAGGAGGACAAGGCACTGTTTATAAAGGTATGTTAATAGATGGGAAAATTGTTGCAGTAAAAAAGTCCAAGGTAATTGATGAAGGAAAACTTGAAGAATTTGTTCATGAAGTTGTCATCCTTTCACAAATTAACCATAGGAATGTGGTTAAACTACTTGGTTGTTGTTTGGAGACAGAAGTTCCTCTACTAGTTTATGAATTCATTCCTAATGGAACTCTATCCCAATATCTCTATGAACAAAATGAGGAATTTCCAGCAACATGGAATATGCGCTTACGAATTGCTACAGAAGTTGCAGGAGCTCTTTTCTACTTACACTCAGCAGCTTCTACACCCATTTACCACCGAGACATTAAGACTACAAACATTCTCTTAGATGATAAGTATAGAGCAAAAGTAGCAGATTTCGGGACTTCAAGATCCATTGCTGTTGATCAAACTCACCTAACCACTGTAGTACAAGGCACTTTTGGATATTTGGACCCTGAGTATTTCCAATCAAGTCAATTTACAGAAAAGagtgatgtttatagttttggtgTTGTTCTTGTTGAGCTCTTAACTGGAGAAAAAGCGATTTCTTCTACAAGGACAAAAGAATGCAGAAGTTTAGCCACATATTTCATTCATTCAATGGAGGAAAACATTTTGTTTGATATTATCGATGCTCGAGTTATGAAGGACGCTAAACAAGAAGAAATCATAGCAGTTGCAAACCTTGCAAAAATGTGCTTGAATATGAAAGGGAAGAAACGACCTACAATGAAAGAAGTTGCAATGCAATTGGAGGCAGTCCAAACATTGCAAAAAACTCCTAATGTTCAGCAAAACCATGAAGAGTTTGAATATGCCAAAACTGAAATGTACGAGCAATGGGATGCCGTTTCTACATCAACAATGTCAGGTTTGGACGGTGGTGTAGGCTCATCTTCAAACTCCCGCCCATTGTTATCTTTTTAA